One window of Nicotiana tomentosiformis chromosome 11, ASM39032v3, whole genome shotgun sequence genomic DNA carries:
- the LOC104095034 gene encoding callose synthase 3-like encodes MASRGGPEPSLQRRITRTQTMGNIGKSMIDNEVVPSSLVEIAPILRVANEVEPSNPRVAYLCEFLRLSVLGSDYGVAEDDLTLIGRVNKSDAHEMQSFYQLYYKQYIQDFQNDAEKADRAQLTKAYQTENVLFEVLTQAVGDDLESITLILEAHDKVAEKTRILVPYNNLPLDPDSVNQAIMRFPKIRAAVYALQNTSGLPWPKDYKKKKDEDILDWLQAMFGFQKDNVANQREHLLLLLANVHIRQYPKPDQQPKEKQFRKTANIPQTFIQDLLLIVICRSRYYKESAALMLCPSEQDNVLPTIPQEVQQRKLLYMGLHLLIWGEAANLRLMPECLCYIYHHMAFELYGMLAGNVSPITGENIKPVLAYGGEEEAFLRKVVTPIDEVIAREAARSGRGKAKHSQRRNYHDLNEYFWSVNCFRLGWPMHADADFFCLPVEELRAERNRINY; translated from the exons ATGGCGTCAAGAGGGGGCCCTGAGCCGTCGCTGCAGCGGCGGATAACACGGACACAGACGATGGGGAACATTGGGAAGTCAATGATTGATAATGAAGTGGTTCCATCGTCTCTGGTGGAGATTGCTCCTATTCTTCGTGTTGCCAATGAAGTTGAGCCTAGCAACCCCCGTGTCGCCTATCTATGTGAGTTCCTGAGACTAAGTGTGCTTGGATCTGACTATGGTGTTGCT GAAGATGATCTAACCTTGATTGGAAGGGTTAACAAAAGCGATGCACATGAAATGCAGAGCTTTTACCAGCTTTACTACAAACAGTACATTCAAGATTTTCAAAATGATGCTGAGAAAGCAGACCG TGCACAACTTACTAAAGCATACCAAACTGAAAATGTACTCTTTGAGGTTTTGACGCAAGCAGTAGGAGACGATCTTGAG TCCATTACTTTGATTTTGGAAGCTCATGATAAAGTTGCTGAGAAGACACGGATTTTAGTCCCCTATAATAATCTTCCTTTGGATCCTGATAGTGTTAATCAGGCAATTATGAGATTTCCAAAG ATTCGAGCTGCTGTTTACGCTCTCCAAAATACGAGTGGTCTTCCATGGCCCAAGGAttacaagaagaagaaagatgaagATATTCTTGATTGGCTTCAAGCTATGTTTGGATTTCAG AAAGATAATGTTGCAAATCAGAGGGAGCATCTCCTTTTGCTTCTTGCAAATGTACACATACGCCAGTATCCAAAGCCTGACCAGCAACCAAAG GAAAAGCAGTTTAGAAAAACAGCTAATATACCTCAAACTTTCATCCAAGATCTTTTATTGATTGTTATCTGTCGAAGTAGATATTACAAAGAGTCTGCAGCTTTGATGCTTTGTCCTTCAGAACAGGATAACGT GTTGCCAACCATACCACAGGAAGTACAGCAGCGTAAATTATTATACATGGGATTACATCTTCTCATATGGGGGGAAGCTGCAAATTTAAGACTCATGCCTGAATGCCTATGCTATATTTACCATCAT ATGGCATTTGAGCTCTATGGCATGCTAGCTGGCAATGTTAGTCCCATTACCGGTGAAAATATTAAGCCGGTGCTAGCTTACGGCGGGGAAGAGGAGGCTTTCTTGAGAAAAGTTGTTACTCCTATTGATGAAGTGATTGCACGG GAAGCTGCTAGGAGCGGAAGAGGAAAAGCAAAGCATTCCCAGAGGAGGAACTATCACGATTTAAATGAATACTTTTG GTCAGTGAACTGCTTCAGGTTAGGTTGGCCCATGCACGCTGATGCTGATTTCTTTTGCCTCCCTGTGGAAGAACTTCGAGCTGAGAGAAACAGAATCAACTACTAA